The following are encoded in a window of Plectropomus leopardus isolate mb chromosome 23, YSFRI_Pleo_2.0, whole genome shotgun sequence genomic DNA:
- the LOC121961837 gene encoding protein mono-ADP-ribosyltransferase PARP14-like, translating to MSDSYQYPVFLVFRSELGEHVKKVEIYLRIRRKSGGGDCRPLRRVNDHIYSVAFKYQKDQEAVLKKSKHEVGDLVFTARRSLEPSYDFPAPEQNPHPIPASTPPPSAEEYKLQPDPYLLRYLKECLQAGQKLETALASVACSAQLYPEERKVIIRRVAQPGAADDARNWKAEVDKFFKGYKCHYERNPCKVTALLQSCSCHQTADEVKVYSKVGMAIVVGEQTQVNARLADVEERLGLSQKQTSFCRSVGKLRLLWKEIEQSLGRDFPGVKVTQGAAGQLVLEGSAEEILKAGNWISEQENLVLERTVSDVSPHFLAFLRKAYGGPGVLGDFLGVGDKVEIEIRDTELSFFSFSDDDLDKMEKALQGEFKEVKINVPNCSAVPSELQEKLKSKTKVMNEDQYRTQVVFGSNSSTVYLLGHTKEVEELSETVIQFILDQSSVQSIVPLPSTELAHELLELHHFDYSGVTLHPLTSSSGPVVVLESESSRVAEVRNRLDPFLNLFLEDRVTIDSLGTARYSQSPTRKGELRSFAHSLASLSLSEENTTVASYSLCDGIQVLVCQGDITKQEADALVNAANEDLDHSGGVAAALSKAGGPDVQSESSALVKYIGNIPTGDVVVTTGGDLKCKKLLHAVGPIGGKAGGREKILLEKTIQSALDLSEIMEFQSIAIPCISSGVSGVPVTVCSEAIVSAVERFGSQGGRSLRRIILIDNREEVVRAMQEACDRLLRGTRAKNITPRDVGFRMDAAAKDATRGATAGAPSNSVHLEFVQGTIETQQVDALVSPMVGDNPLSTRIGCSLYKKVGSQLDEKFIQEAQKDSLHCDGDAVLLEGFPELPSNAVFFLHLTPWDGDPDGTAVQVLRLAINNILTSCEERGFQSVAFPVLGGGNALRFPGSVAARVLQEVVHEFEQNRVSETPFLIRIVVHPFDEESIEVFKSVQEGLHLEGSTLRASQPDQVSATKRIILLGKTGAGKSNLGNTIFGENLFTTNHSPNSGTKVCQAETRSVNGRSITLIDTPGLFDAVRPEDELRPEIVRCLTECAPGPHAFLIVLKVDKFTQQEQDVITKICRYFSEDALKYAVIVFTHGDQLPKGMTIEKFVSQNDNLSDLVKKCGGRCHVFDNKYWKNKLQNNYRSNQIQVEELLNTIDKMMMENKGGYYTNQVFQEVEKEIHKEEEHLKQTTENMSPEEIRKKAKSIVSERFLINLAGTATGALLGAFFGLAGMVGLVITALHNSVLMKLVNKVPALGGAAAAAGGGVGATGMTVAGGVLGVATAGCAVTGAVIGGITGRKAAERAETAREAAYMAASDVCDKAKAAFKLK from the exons ATGAGTGACAGCTACCAGTATCCAGTTTTCCTTGTGTTTCGGAGCGAGCTCGGGGAGCACGTGAAGAAAGTAGAGATATATTTACGTATTCGGCGCAAATCGGGCGGAGGAGACTGCAGACCACTGAGGAGGGTCAATGATCATATCTACAGTGTCGCTTTCAAATATCAAAAag ATCAGGAGGCAGTCCTGAAGAAATCTAAGCATGAAGTGGGTGATCTGGTTTTCACTGCCAGACGCAGCCTGGAGCCAAGCTACGATTTTCCAGCTCCAGAACAG AACCCACATCCCATTCCTGCCTCGACTCCTCCACCAAGTGCTGAAGAATATAAACTACAACCTGATCCTTACCTCCTTCGTTACCTAAAAGAATGCCTCCAAGCTGGACAAAAACTCGAGACAGCACTAGCCTCTGTTGCCTGCTCTGCTCAGCTTTACCCAGAGGAGAGGAAGGTTATAATTAGGCGAGTAGCTCAACCTGGTGCTGCAGATGATGCTAGAAACTGGAAAGCAGAGGTAGACAAATTCTTTAAAGGCTACAAGTGCCATTATGAGCGAAACCCTTGCAAAGTTACAGCTTTGCTTCAGTCCTGCAGCTGTCATCAGACCGCAGATGAAGTAAAAGTGTACAGCAAGGTTGGGATGGCTATTGTTGTTGGGGAACAGACCCAGGTGAATGCCAGGCTGGCGGATGTAGAGGAAAGGTTAGGTTTAAGTCAGAAGCAAACCAGTTTCTGTCGATCTGTCGGCAAACTCCGTCTCCTCTGGAAAGAGATTGAGCAAAGTTTAGGAAGAGATTTTCCAGGAGTGAAAGTCACGCAGGGAGCTGCAGGTCAGTTAGTTTTGGAAGGTTCTGCAGAGGAGATTCTTAAGGCTGGCAACTGGATCTCTGAACAGGAAAATTTGGTGTTAGAAAGGACTGTTTCTGATGTGAGCCCACATTTTTTGGCTTTCCTGAGAAAGGCATATGGAGGGCCAGGGGTGCTAGGAGACTTTTTAGGGGTTGGTGACAAGGTGGAAATAGAAATACGAGACACAGAGCTCagtttcttctccttttctgaTGATGATCTTGATAAAATGGAAAAGGCACTACAAGGAGAGTTCAAGGAAGTTAAGATCAATGTTCCTAACTGCTCTGCTGTGCCATCTGAGCTTCAGGAAAAGCTTAAGTCCAAGACAAAAGTGATGAACGAAGACCAATACAGGACTCAGGTTGTGTTTGgctcaaacagcagcacagtttACTTACTGGGCCACACTAAAGAGGTTGAGGAACTGAGTGAAACTGTCATACAGTTTATATTGGACCAGTCTAGTGTGCAAAGCATAGTCCCTCTACCATCCACAGAGTTGGCACATGAATTACTGGAGTTGCACCATTTTGACTATTCAGGGGTCACCCTCCATCCTTTAACATCTTCCTCTGGGCCCGTGGTGGTGCTGGAAAGCGAATCCAGCAGAGTAGCCGAGGTCAGGAACAGGCTGGATCCATTTCTCAACTTATTTCTTGAGGATAGAGTTACCATTGACAGTTTAGGGACTGCAAGATATTCCCAAAGTCCAACAAGGAAAGGTGAACTTCGAAGTTTTGCACATAGTTTGGCATCTTTAAGTTTAagtgaagaaaacacaacagttgcTAGTTACAGCCTTTGTGATGGGATCCAGGTGCTGGTGTGTCAGGGTGACATCACCAAACAGGAGGCTGATGCCCTGGTGAATGCTGCCAATGAAGATCTGGACCACAGTGGAGGGGTTGCTGCTGCCCTGAGTAAAGCAGGCGGTCCTGACGTACAGAGTGAGAGCAGTGCCTTAGTTAAGTATATTGGAAATATTCCTACGGGTGATGTAGTCGTGACCACAGGGGGGGACTTGAAGTGCAAGAAACTGCTGCACGCTGTTGGGCCTATAGGTGGAAAAGCAGGTGGCAGAGAGAAGATCTTACTGGAAAAAACGATTCAGAGTGCTCTGGATTTATCAGAAATCATGGAATTCCAATCCATAGCCATACCCTGTATCAGCTCCGGTGTTTCTGGtgttcctgtcactgtgtgctCTGAGGCTATAGTATCTGCTGTTGAGAGGTTTGGCAGTCAGGGAGGAAGAAGTCTGAGACGAATCATTCTGATTGATAACAGAGAAGAGGTGGTGAGGGCCATGCAGGAAGCATGTGATCGGCTTCTTCGAGGGACAAGAGCTAAAAACATAACACCACGAGATGTGGGATTTCGGATGGACGCTGCTGCTAAAGATGCAACAAGAGGAGCAACTGCAGGAGCTCCTTCAAACAGCGTCCATCTAGAGTTTGTTCAGGGAACCATCGAGACCCAGCAG GTGGATGCTCTGGTGTCACCCATGGTTGGTGATAACCCTCTCTCTACCCGTATTGGATGCAGTTTGTATAAGAAGGTTGGATCTCAGCTGGATGAAAAGTTCATACAGGAGGCACAAAAAGACTCTCTGCATTGTGATGGTGACGCCGTCCTGTTGGAGGGCTTTCCTGAGCTCCCCTCTAATGCGGTGTTCTTCCTCCACCTCACTCCCTGGGATGGTGACCCAGATGGAACTGCAGTCCAG GTCCTGAGACTGGCCATCAACAACATCCTAACTTCATGTGAGGAAAGAGGGTTTCAATCTGTCGCCTTCCCTGTACTCGGTGGTGGGAACGCCCTGCGTTTTCCTGGCAGCGTGGCAGCCAGGGTTCTGCAAGAGGTAGTTCATGAGTTTGAACAGAACCGAGTGAGTGAAACACCATTCCTCATCCGCATCGTCGTCCACCCCTTTGATGAGGAATCCATTGAG GTGTTCAAGTCCGTCCAGGAAGGTCTCCATCTTGAAGGATCCACATTACGTGCTTCTCAACCAGATCAAG tgtCAGCTACAAAGAGGATCATCCTGCTGGGGAAAACTGGAGCTGGCAAAAGCAACTTAGGTAACACAATATTTGGAGAGAATCTCTTCACCACGAACCATTCCCCCAACTCTGGAACAAAAGTGTGCCAAGCAGAAACCAGATCTGTCAATGGAAGAAGCATCACTTTGATCGACACTCCAGGTTTATTTGATGCTGTCAGACCTGAGGACGAGCTGAGGCCTGAGATAGTGAGGTGCCTCACAGAGTGCGCTCCTGGGCCCCATGCTTTTCTCATTGTGCTTAAAGTGGACAAATTCACACAGCAGGAGCAGGACGTCATCACCAAAATATGCCGGTATTTCTCTGAAGATGCCCTAAAATATGCCGTTATTGTCTTCACTCATGGTGACCAGCTTCCTAAAGGGATGACAATTGAGAAGTTTGTCAGCCAGAATGACAATCTGAGTGATCTGGTGAAGAAGTGCGGCGGCCGCTGCCACGTCTTTGATAACAAATACTGGAAGAACAAACTACAGAATAACTACAGGAGCAACCAGATCCAGGTGGAAGAGCTGCTCAACACAATAGACAAGATGATGATGGAAAACAAAGGAGGATACTACACCAATCAGGTGTTTCAAGAGGTAGAGAAAGAAATACACAAAGAGGAGGAGCACTtaaaacagacaacagaaaacatGTCACCGGAAgagatcagaaaaaaagctaaaagcaTCGTGTCTGAGAGATTTTTAATCAACCTGGCAGGTACTGCAACCGGAGCATTGTTAGgagctttttttggccttgCAGGGATGGTTGGATTAGTTATCACAGCTCTGCATAACTCAGTACTAATGAAACTTGTGAATAAGGTTCCAGCATTAGgaggggcagcagcagcagcaggaggaggagtaggAGCAACAGGAATGACAGTTGCTGGAGGGGTGTTAGGTGTGGCTACCGCAGGCTGCGCTGTAACAGGGGCAGTTATAGGTGGTATTACAGGACGGAAGGCAGCTGAGAGAGCAGAAACAGCACGGGAGGCAGCATATATGGCAGCCAGTGATGTCTGTGACAAAGCAAAAGCTGCTTTTAAGCTCAAATAA